The proteins below are encoded in one region of Silene latifolia isolate original U9 population chromosome 2, ASM4854445v1, whole genome shotgun sequence:
- the LOC141642046 gene encoding putative disease resistance protein RGA3, with translation MDAAFQSGFASALLDVLFNRMTDFIAVELNKMTGSDAALGKLQTTILHAQKLLNQVDTFELQGNMKKVFQERVDSLTELCYKTEDIIDDISILIDAHHNNLEFCNKPVLKAILPSFRNWSKPRIICKLQNKLDDILKELEALAELTNQPGSRIGQSTSTGHLKPNSETLCLRNNDVEAIVQELISDTSKSHGVSIVGIDGLGKTVIAQTIQNEAKIAAHFSRRLWIDLIGCFNVEHIINQLDELHSNESYSEAPCQGQKSILIIFDNFLEVKLVDWNSFWSHLGTRGISGVRYINVKLLITTFNARVAKNTRTSLHYLNPLSEEKCKELIIATARSHNPNLTDTHFQHAVLLANRSGGLPSVASILGVFLAQDDEDEVRNILNEDLWDSVLFWDEIFPSLKPCYARIQLQLKQCLAYFSLFPLNYAFTIDDLVQLWVGEGFLQVQEPRRISPRTPMYTNAVQTAKDHFTDLLGMSIVRPTDHLTPPDGMLKYELNPFGLKFAQLAASRTCLQLAQGMQAYNINIRHLSYKDIDLPLWIKLEKLRGLRTFMSVFKSNIGKIPPSAFKALTRLRVLSLTQTDVSKLPDSIKCLKRLRYLDISHTRIKSLPESLSELHTLQFLKLVKDKGNLEYLPKAFHKLTNMLYIDWGISDIKCMGLPSNIGHLSSLQTLPLFPVGDEVGHFITELNSMDHLQGSIRISNLDKVQDWARAKRARLCDKSDLQGIELEWMTSANKNIANDVLACLQPHQNLRRLKITNYHGDKFPDWMILSLPKLEEMHLHNCPLIKGLPKLGFLPNLKVLVLEETEAIQNVDHNFLGQGDFPKLESFVFKHMDHLEQVQEWSVGVNSNAMPCLRALKFINCPSLVNVSSLNHLTALVELQIESCGALRSLPDTPISLKSLTIRDSDLLSSRCTEGGEYWPNVDRITKLEIDYEEIKTSGSNSLPMPIDQPETISSDQQNAWRGYQIFKDGTSDIVRWLGSKF, from the exons ATGGATGCCGCGTTTCAGTCTGGCTTTGCATCCGCCTTACTTGATGTGTTGTTCAATCGAATGACAGATTTCATTGCTGTTGAACTCAATAAGATGACAGGCTCTGATGCAGCCTTAGGGAAACTCCAAACTACAATCCTGCATGCTCAAAAACTTCTCAATCAAGTAGATACCTTTGAATTGCAGGGTAACATGAAAAAAGTTTTCCAAGAGAGGGTGGACAGTCTCACAGAACTTTGCTATAAAACAGAAGATATAATAGACGACATATCGATTCTTATTGATGCACATCACAACAATTTAGAGTTTTGTAACAAACCTGTGCTAAAGGCCATCTTGCCTTCTTTCAGAAACTGGTCAAAGCCACGTATAATTTGCAAGCTGCAAAATAAGCTAGATGATATACTGAAGGAACTGGAGGCTCTTGCGGAACTAACCAACCAACCAGGATCTAGAATTGGGCAGTCTACTAGCACTGGTCATCTGAAACCAAACTCGGAAACTCTCTGTTTGAGAAACAATGATGTGGAGGCAATTGTGCAGGAGTTGATTTCCGACACTTCTAAATCTCATGGTGTTTCCATAGTAGGTATTGATGGCCTTGGGAAGACGGTGATTGCTCAAACAATCCAAAATGAGGCAAAAATCGCTGCACATTTTTCTCGTAGATTATGGATTGATCTGATTGGCTGCTTCAATGTAGAACATATAATCAACCAGTTGGATGAACTTCACTCTAATGAGTCATACAGCGAGGCTCCTTGTCAAGGTCAGAAGAGTATATTAATCATTTTCGACAATTTTCTGGAGGTGAAACTTGTTGATTGGAACTCGTTTTGGTCTCACCTCGGAACTAGAGGGATTAGTGGAGTAAGATACATTAATGTTAAATTGTTGATCACAACTTTTAACGCGAGAGTTGCAAAGAACACTCGCACAAGTTTACACTATCTCAACCCACTTTCTGAGGAGAAGTGTAAAGAACTGATCATTGCAACGGCACGGTCTCACAACCCGAATTTAACTGATACGCATTTTCAACATGCTGTTTTGCTAGCTAACAGATCGGGAGGCTTGCCTTCAGTTGCTAGCATCTTGGGGGTATTCTTAGCACAAGACGATGAAGATGAAGTGCGCAATATATTGAACGAGGACCTTTGGGACTCGGTTCTGTTTTGGGATGAAATTTTCCCATCATTGAAGCCGTGCTATGCAAGAATTCAGTTACAATTGAAGCAATGTCTTGCATACTTTTCACTATTTCCACTCAATTATGCCTTTACCATTGATGATTTAGTGCAACTATGGGTAGGAGAAGGATTTCTCCAAGTCCAAGAACCCCGTAGGATTTCTCCAAGAACCCCCATGTACACTAACGCTGTTCAAACTGCAAAAGACCACTTCACTGATCTGCTAGGGATGTCAATCGTTCGACCTACGGATCATCTGACACCACCAGATGGAATGTTAAAATATGAGTTGAATCCATTTGGTCTCAAGTTTGCTCAATTAGCTGCTTCAAGAACATGTCTGCAACTCGCCCAAGGTATGCAAGCGTATAATATCAACATACGCCATTTGTCTTACAAAGATATTGACTTACCTTTGTGGATTAAGCTGGAGAAGCTCCGAGGCCTCAGAACTTTTATGTCAGTGTTTAAAAGCAACATTGGCAAAATTCCACCATCTGCTTTTAAGGCTCTCACTCGTCTTCGAGTTTTGTCATTAACGCAAACCGATGTCAGTAAGCTCCCTGATTCCATTAAGTGCTTGAAGCGCCTACGCTATCTTGATATTTCTCACACACGCATAAAATCATTACCCGAATCACTTTCTGAACTTCACACTTTGCAATTTCTTAAGCTTGTCAAGGACAAAGGAAACCTTGAATATTTGCCCAAAGCTTTCCACAAGTTGACCAACATGTTATACATTGATTGGGGAATATCAGACATTAAGTGTATGGGCTTACCATCCAACATCGGACACCTTTCTAGCCTTCAAACTCTCCCGCTATTTCCCGTGGGGGATGAGGTTGGACATTTCATTACAGAGTTGAATAGTATGGACCATCTTCAAGGGTCTATACGCATAAGCAACTTAGATAAAGTTCAGGATTGGGCTAGGGCCAAGAGAGCCCGGTTATGTGACAAATCAGACCTCCAAGGAATAGAACTAGAATGGATGACATCGGCAAATAAAAATATTGCCAATGATGTTTTGGCATGTCTACAACCTCATCAAAACTTGAGACGCTTGAAGATCACAAATTATCATGGTGACAAGTTTCCTGATTGGATGATTCTTTCGCTACCAAAGCTCGAGGAGATGCACTTGCACAATTGTCCGTTAATAAAAggcttgccaaaacttggatttctCCCTAACCTTAAAGTTCTTGTCCTTGAAGAAACTGAAGCTATACAAAATGTAGATCACAATTTCTTGGGTCAAGGGGATTTCCCGAAATTGGAGTCATTTGTGTTTAAGCACATGGACCACCTCGAACAAGTTCAAGAATGGTCCGTAGGAGTGAATTCGAATGCAATGCCTTGCTTGCGTGCTCTTAAGTTCATTAATTGTCCAAGCTTGGTCAATGTGTCGTCTCTTAACCATCTCACTGCATTAGTAGAGCTGCAAATCGAATCTTGTGGAGCCTTGAGGTCACTTCCGGACACCCCAATCTCACTCAAATCACTCACAATCAGAGACAGTGATTTATTGAGCAGCCGCTGTACAGAAGGAGGTGAGTACTGGCCGAACGTCGATCGTATTACAAAACTGGAGATTGACTATGAGGAGATAAAAACATCTGGTTCAAATAGTTTACCCATGCCTATTGATCAACCAGAAACAATCTCTTCTGACCAACAAAATGCTTGGAGG gGCTATCAAATTTTCAAGGATGGCACTAGTGATATCGTGAGATGGCTTGGTTCAAAGTTCTAA